In Vibrio tritonius, the following are encoded in one genomic region:
- a CDS encoding S-(hydroxymethyl)glutathione dehydrogenase/class III alcohol dehydrogenase, whose amino-acid sequence MSQDKFIKSRAAIAWGPKEPLKVEEVDVMLPRKGEVLVKIVASGVCHTDAFTLSGEDPEGVFPAILGHEGAGIVEMVGEGVTSVEVGDHVIPLYTAECGECKFCKSGKTNLCSAVRETQGKGLMPDGTTRFYKDGQPIFHYMGCSTFSEYTVLPEISLAKVNKEAPLEEVCLLGCGVTTGMGAVLNTAKVQKGDTVAIFGLGGIGLSAIIGARMAGAGRIIGIDINESKFELATKLGATDLINPQKFDKPIQEVIVEMTDGGVDFSFECIGNVNVMRQALECCHKGWGESVIIGVAGAGQEISTRPFQLVTGRVWRGSAFGGVKGRSQLPGIVEQYLNGEFGLQEFITHTMSLDEINDAFELMHKGESIRSVVHY is encoded by the coding sequence ATGTCACAAGATAAATTCATCAAATCACGTGCAGCCATTGCTTGGGGTCCTAAAGAACCTTTAAAAGTAGAAGAAGTCGACGTAATGTTGCCACGCAAAGGTGAAGTCCTAGTTAAAATCGTTGCTAGTGGTGTTTGTCACACCGATGCTTTCACTCTTTCTGGTGAAGATCCAGAAGGCGTTTTCCCAGCGATTCTCGGTCACGAAGGTGCTGGTATTGTTGAAATGGTTGGCGAAGGCGTCACCAGTGTTGAAGTTGGCGACCACGTTATCCCACTTTACACCGCAGAATGTGGCGAATGTAAATTCTGTAAATCAGGCAAAACTAACCTATGTTCAGCGGTTCGCGAAACACAAGGTAAAGGTTTAATGCCAGACGGTACCACGCGTTTCTACAAAGATGGTCAACCTATCTTCCACTACATGGGCTGTTCGACTTTTTCTGAGTACACCGTACTTCCAGAAATCTCCCTAGCCAAAGTGAATAAAGAAGCCCCACTTGAAGAAGTGTGCCTATTAGGTTGTGGCGTAACGACAGGTATGGGCGCAGTGCTCAACACCGCAAAAGTTCAAAAAGGCGATACGGTGGCTATTTTTGGGCTTGGTGGCATTGGTCTATCCGCAATTATCGGTGCGCGTATGGCGGGCGCAGGTCGTATCATTGGTATCGATATCAATGAAAGCAAATTTGAACTTGCGACGAAGCTGGGCGCAACCGACCTAATTAACCCACAAAAATTCGACAAACCAATCCAAGAAGTGATCGTTGAGATGACCGATGGTGGCGTAGATTTCTCCTTTGAATGTATCGGTAACGTCAATGTGATGCGTCAAGCTCTGGAATGCTGTCATAAAGGTTGGGGCGAATCTGTGATCATCGGTGTTGCGGGTGCAGGTCAAGAGATCTCAACTCGTCCATTCCAATTGGTGACTGGTCGTGTATGGCGTGGTAGCGCATTCGGTGGCGTAAAAGGCCGCTCACAACTTCCAGGAATCGTAGAACAGTACCTCAACGGTGAATTCGGTCTGCAAGAGTTTATCACTCATACCATGAGCCTTGATGAAATCAACGACGCATTTGAACTGATGCATAAAGGCGAAAGTATTCGCTCTGTGGTTCACTACTAA
- the fghA gene encoding S-formylglutathione hydrolase: MDMINLSQTKVFGGWHKQYQHTSTVLNCDMRFAIFLPETAGPTSPVPVLYWLSGLTCTDENFMQKAAAFKKAAELGIAIVAPDTSPRGEGVPDDPDGKYDFGLGAGFYLNATQEPWKKHYQMYSYVVNELPELIETYFPVTPDKAISGHSMGGHGALTIGINNPEDYVSISAFSPICHPSIVPWGEKAFRHYLGEDKTTWQQYDAVSLINQHPVTTPILVDQGDADGFLHEQLKPETLVAAAKANNVPLTLRMQPGYDHSYFFIQTFIEEHLEFHAEHLRRDAW, encoded by the coding sequence ATGGATATGATCAATCTTAGTCAAACCAAAGTCTTTGGCGGCTGGCACAAACAGTATCAGCACACCTCTACCGTGTTAAATTGCGATATGCGTTTTGCGATTTTCCTACCGGAAACGGCAGGCCCTACATCACCCGTTCCCGTTTTATACTGGTTATCAGGCCTAACCTGCACCGATGAAAACTTCATGCAAAAAGCAGCAGCGTTCAAAAAGGCAGCGGAATTAGGTATCGCAATTGTTGCGCCAGACACCAGCCCTCGCGGTGAAGGCGTGCCCGATGATCCAGACGGAAAATATGACTTTGGTTTAGGCGCTGGCTTTTATCTTAATGCCACCCAAGAACCTTGGAAAAAGCATTATCAAATGTATTCCTATGTGGTTAACGAACTGCCAGAGTTAATCGAAACCTACTTTCCAGTGACACCAGATAAAGCGATCTCTGGGCACAGCATGGGCGGCCATGGAGCATTAACGATTGGCATCAATAACCCAGAAGATTATGTCTCTATCTCTGCATTTAGCCCTATTTGTCATCCAAGCATTGTTCCTTGGGGTGAAAAAGCATTTCGTCACTATTTAGGGGAAGATAAAACCACTTGGCAACAGTATGACGCGGTATCTTTAATTAACCAACACCCGGTCACAACTCCTATCTTGGTTGATCAAGGTGATGCCGACGGTTTCTTGCATGAGCAGCTAAAGCCAGAAACATTGGTAGCAGCAGCAAAAGCCAATAACGTTCCTCTCACTCTCAGAATGCAACCTGGCTACGACCACAGCTACTTCTTCATTCAAACCTTTATAGAAGAACACTTAGAGTTTCATGCTGAGCACCTTCGTCGAGATGCTTGGTAA
- a CDS encoding type IV pilus modification PilV family protein, which produces MNHKQRGLSLIEVLVSMTLISVTLLTLMKAHLYLQQHSQYARQAIAAQALAEKKLQQWRLWQLPEVSEDVWLRWGDGEEQVDGYVVSWQVESQLSGLVKNVEMSVSWQERSGKEQSMTFFSQFSRRGHTSD; this is translated from the coding sequence ATGAACCATAAGCAGCGCGGTTTGAGTTTAATTGAAGTGTTGGTGAGCATGACTTTGATTTCGGTCACCTTGCTCACCTTAATGAAAGCCCATCTTTATTTGCAGCAGCACAGTCAGTATGCCCGCCAGGCTATTGCGGCGCAGGCTTTGGCGGAGAAAAAATTGCAGCAGTGGCGTTTATGGCAATTACCTGAAGTGAGTGAAGATGTTTGGCTGAGGTGGGGGGATGGAGAGGAGCAAGTGGATGGCTATGTTGTGAGTTGGCAAGTCGAATCTCAGCTCAGTGGGTTAGTGAAAAATGTCGAAATGTCGGTATCTTGGCAAGAGCGCAGTGGCAAAGAGCAGAGCATGACTTTTTTCTCCCAATTTAGTCGAAGAGGGCACACCTCAGATTGA
- a CDS encoding PulJ/GspJ family protein yields the protein MATPLASKPNGWSTRLSRKGFSLLEMLLVVVISSLALGSLSAFLVQSYRGMEAVNQPLRLQSSVETALQSVSQDMRRAGYHHFSAHPSYFQQSTLSVIWRDDLHQLGLIYQDPNQPRSSAYFHLVYTLEGNRLIACEKRSNKPLTLTSAAKSTRDSLCYSVFDPNALAVKQFSAHQEAYGSAVLWRITLQVADSRNEQFVYTLTRTVVVNNYETK from the coding sequence ATGGCTACTCCGCTTGCTAGCAAACCAAACGGTTGGAGCACAAGGTTATCAAGAAAAGGGTTTTCGTTACTCGAGATGTTGCTTGTGGTGGTGATTAGTTCTTTGGCGCTGGGTAGCCTCAGTGCTTTTTTGGTTCAGTCTTATCGAGGAATGGAGGCGGTGAATCAGCCGCTGAGGCTCCAAAGTTCGGTTGAAACCGCTTTACAGTCAGTAAGCCAAGATATGCGCAGGGCCGGCTATCATCATTTTTCTGCTCACCCTAGTTACTTTCAGCAAAGTACATTGTCGGTGATTTGGCGTGATGACTTACATCAGTTGGGACTTATTTATCAAGACCCCAATCAGCCCAGATCAAGTGCGTATTTTCATTTGGTGTATACCTTGGAAGGCAATCGTCTTATTGCCTGTGAGAAGCGCTCGAATAAACCTTTGACACTGACCTCGGCTGCCAAATCAACGCGGGATAGTCTTTGCTATTCGGTCTTTGACCCTAACGCGTTAGCGGTAAAGCAATTTTCTGCACATCAAGAAGCGTATGGCTCCGCTGTGTTATGGCGCATCACACTGCAGGTGGCGGATAGTCGTAATGAGCAATTCGTCTATACATTGACTCGAACTGTTGTGGTGAACAACTATGAAACGAAATGA
- a CDS encoding pilus assembly FimT family protein, with amino-acid sequence MLGDFWEMCRGFSLLELLTSLVIIGILLGIGFGYAITTQRSQQIQSAGQELQSFVETAKSIAHSHRSSMWIDIQSTNEAGEWSLDLIGQDDSRVLVLNGQRFPLVSLQVNYRDDRILLLGERGKISNGSLIMTINTDLSQGLKLITSYGAGRVRVCSIKGAAYGYSAC; translated from the coding sequence GTGTTGGGAGATTTTTGGGAAATGTGTCGCGGCTTTAGTTTATTAGAACTGCTTACCTCATTAGTCATCATTGGTATTTTGCTGGGTATTGGCTTTGGTTATGCGATAACAACACAACGTTCACAGCAGATACAAAGTGCGGGACAAGAATTACAGAGTTTTGTCGAAACGGCCAAATCAATTGCTCACAGTCACCGCTCCTCCATGTGGATTGATATTCAAAGCACAAATGAAGCGGGTGAGTGGTCGTTAGATTTGATAGGGCAGGACGATTCTAGAGTGCTGGTACTTAATGGGCAGCGATTTCCATTGGTGTCGTTGCAAGTCAATTATCGAGATGACCGTATTCTGTTATTGGGAGAGAGAGGCAAAATCAGTAATGGTAGCCTGATCATGACGATCAATACGGATCTTTCCCAAGGGTTAAAACTTATCACCTCTTATGGGGCAGGACGTGTTCGGGTATGCAGCATCAAAGGCGCGGCTTATGGCTACTCCGCTTGCTAG
- a CDS encoding type IV pilin protein, which translates to MILKKPCNLQSRSITGMTLLELLIVVSIISVLASIAYPSYSQYVKESYRKQALTDMARIQLFIEEHQLQNAALREISDNGVCNDFCQSDPHRYRISLNMIANHYVITATPQRDSGQDEDTCQGQGYTKLTLTDTGLTTPQACWK; encoded by the coding sequence ATGATTCTAAAAAAACCATGTAACCTACAATCACGCTCAATAACAGGTATGACATTGCTCGAATTACTGATCGTAGTCAGCATAATTAGTGTGCTCGCCTCAATTGCTTACCCTAGCTATAGCCAATACGTGAAGGAAAGCTATCGAAAACAAGCACTCACCGATATGGCTCGTATCCAGCTCTTTATCGAAGAGCATCAGCTACAAAACGCAGCTTTACGTGAAATTAGTGACAATGGGGTATGCAACGATTTTTGCCAAAGCGATCCACATCGTTATCGCATCTCACTCAACATGATAGCCAATCACTATGTGATTACAGCAACGCCGCAACGAGACAGCGGTCAGGATGAAGATACGTGCCAAGGCCAGGGTTACACCAAATTGACTTTAACCGATACGGGATTAACCACACCGCAAGCGTGCTGGAAATAA
- the dnaJ gene encoding molecular chaperone DnaJ — protein MSKRDFYEVLGVSRDASERDIKKAYKRLAMKYHPDRNPGDESAADKFKEVKEAYEILTDAQKKAAYDQYGHAAFEQGAGGFGGGGFGGGGSADFGDIFGDVFGDIFGGGRRGGGGGYRPQRGADLRYNMELTLEEAVRGCNKEIEVPTLVECDICHGSGAKKGSSAQTCPTCHGHGQVQMRQGFFAVQQTCPTCHGKGKIVKDPCDSCHGEGRKQKTKTLNVKIPAGVDTGDRIRLAGEGEAGEQGAPAGDLYVQVHVKEHAIFERDGSNLYCEVPISFGMAALGGDVEVPTLDGRVNLKVPEETQTGRMFRMRGKGVKSVRGGAVGDLIVKLVVETPVKLSARQKELLRELEDSCLGEDGNKHKPKSEGFFKGVKKFFDDLTS, from the coding sequence ATGTCAAAACGTGATTTTTACGAAGTATTAGGCGTTAGCCGTGATGCCTCAGAGCGCGATATCAAAAAGGCGTATAAACGCCTTGCTATGAAATACCACCCAGACCGCAATCCGGGTGATGAAAGTGCTGCGGATAAGTTTAAAGAAGTAAAAGAAGCGTACGAAATTCTGACCGATGCCCAGAAAAAAGCGGCTTACGATCAATACGGCCATGCTGCATTTGAGCAAGGTGCTGGTGGCTTTGGCGGCGGCGGTTTCGGTGGTGGCGGCAGTGCTGATTTCGGCGACATCTTTGGTGATGTATTCGGTGATATTTTTGGTGGCGGTCGTCGCGGCGGCGGTGGTGGTTATCGTCCACAGCGCGGTGCAGACTTGCGTTACAACATGGAACTGACTTTAGAAGAAGCGGTTCGTGGCTGTAATAAAGAAATTGAAGTACCAACACTGGTTGAGTGTGATATTTGTCATGGCTCAGGTGCGAAGAAAGGTTCTTCTGCACAAACTTGTCCAACTTGTCATGGCCATGGTCAAGTACAAATGCGTCAAGGTTTCTTTGCGGTTCAACAAACCTGTCCAACCTGTCATGGTAAAGGCAAGATTGTTAAAGACCCATGTGATTCATGCCATGGCGAAGGTCGCAAACAGAAAACCAAAACACTTAACGTTAAAATTCCTGCTGGTGTCGACACCGGTGACCGCATTCGTCTTGCTGGCGAAGGTGAGGCAGGAGAGCAAGGCGCTCCTGCGGGCGATCTATATGTTCAAGTTCATGTTAAAGAGCATGCGATTTTTGAACGCGACGGTAGCAACCTGTACTGTGAAGTGCCAATTAGCTTTGGTATGGCAGCGCTAGGCGGTGATGTTGAAGTTCCAACATTAGATGGCCGTGTGAACTTGAAAGTGCCTGAAGAAACACAAACTGGCCGTATGTTCCGTATGCGCGGAAAAGGCGTGAAGAGCGTACGTGGCGGTGCGGTTGGTGACTTGATTGTGAAATTGGTAGTAGAAACACCCGTTAAATTGAGTGCACGTCAAAAAGAATTACTTCGTGAATTGGAGGATTCTTGCTTGGGGGAGGACGGCAATAAGCACAAACCCAAGTCGGAAGGCTTCTTCAAAGGTGTGAAGAAATTCTTTGACGATCTAACCAGTTAA
- the dnaK gene encoding molecular chaperone DnaK, with protein MGKIIGIDLGTTNSCVAVLDGDKPRVIENAEGERTTPSIIAYTDGETLVGQPAKRQAVTNPENTLFAIKRLIGRRFEDKEVQRDIEIMPYKIVKADNGDAWVEARGEKMAAPQVSAEVLKKMKKTAEDFLGEKVTGAVITVPAYFNDAQRQATKDAGRIAGLEVKRIINEPTAAALAYGLDQKGGDRTIAVYDLGGGTFDISIIEIDEVDGEKTFEVLSTNGDTHLGGEDFDTRMINYLVEQFKAEQGIDLKHDPLAMQRLKEAAEKAKIELSSAQQTDVNLPYITADATGPKHMNIKVTRAKLESLVEDLVQRSLEPMKVALADAGLSVGEVTDVILVGGQTRMPMVQKAVAEFFGKEARRDVNPDEAVAVGAAVQGGVLAGDVKDVLLLDVTPLSLGIETMGGVMTKLIEKNTTIPTKAHQVFSTADDNQSAVTIHVLQGERKQASFNKSLGQFNLEGINPAPRGTPQIEVTFDLDADGILHVSAKDKQTGKEQNITIQASGGLSDEDIEKMVQEAEANKEEDKKFEELATARNQADQIIHATNKQVTEAGDALPAEEKEKIEAAIKELETARNGSDKAEIDAKVQALMTASQKLMEIAQQKAQAEQGVEAGQQSQSADDDVVDAEFEEVNDDKK; from the coding sequence ATGGGTAAAATCATTGGTATTGACTTAGGTACTACTAACTCTTGTGTTGCAGTATTAGATGGTGACAAACCTCGCGTAATCGAAAACGCTGAAGGTGAACGTACAACTCCTTCCATCATCGCTTATACAGATGGTGAAACTCTGGTTGGTCAACCTGCAAAACGTCAAGCTGTTACTAACCCAGAAAACACGCTATTTGCAATTAAGCGTTTGATCGGTCGTCGTTTTGAAGACAAAGAAGTTCAACGCGATATCGAAATCATGCCTTACAAAATTGTAAAAGCTGATAACGGTGACGCATGGGTTGAAGCTCGCGGCGAAAAAATGGCTGCACCACAAGTTTCTGCTGAAGTTTTGAAAAAAATGAAGAAAACAGCAGAAGACTTCCTTGGTGAGAAAGTAACTGGCGCAGTAATCACTGTTCCTGCTTACTTTAACGATGCTCAACGTCAAGCAACTAAAGATGCTGGTCGTATCGCAGGTCTAGAAGTTAAACGTATCATCAACGAACCTACAGCTGCTGCTCTTGCTTACGGCCTTGACCAAAAAGGCGGTGACCGCACTATCGCTGTATACGACCTTGGTGGTGGTACATTCGATATTTCAATCATCGAAATCGATGAAGTTGACGGCGAAAAAACTTTCGAAGTTCTTTCTACCAACGGTGACACTCACTTAGGTGGTGAAGACTTTGATACTCGCATGATCAACTACTTAGTTGAACAGTTCAAAGCAGAACAAGGTATTGACCTTAAACACGATCCGCTAGCAATGCAACGTCTAAAAGAAGCTGCAGAAAAAGCGAAGATCGAACTGTCTTCAGCACAACAAACTGATGTAAACCTACCTTACATCACTGCTGATGCAACTGGTCCTAAGCACATGAACATCAAAGTGACTCGTGCGAAACTTGAGTCTCTTGTAGAAGACCTAGTACAACGTTCTCTAGAACCAATGAAAGTGGCTCTAGCTGATGCTGGTCTGTCTGTAGGCGAAGTAACTGACGTAATCCTAGTGGGTGGTCAAACTCGTATGCCTATGGTGCAAAAAGCGGTTGCTGAATTCTTCGGTAAAGAAGCTCGCCGTGACGTGAACCCTGATGAAGCGGTTGCTGTTGGTGCAGCGGTTCAAGGTGGTGTTCTAGCTGGTGACGTGAAAGACGTTCTTCTTCTTGACGTAACTCCACTATCTCTTGGTATCGAAACCATGGGTGGTGTGATGACTAAACTGATTGAGAAAAACACAACTATCCCAACTAAAGCGCACCAAGTGTTCTCTACTGCAGATGACAACCAAAGTGCTGTAACGATTCACGTACTGCAAGGTGAACGTAAACAAGCGTCTTTCAACAAGTCTCTTGGTCAGTTCAACCTTGAAGGTATTAACCCTGCTCCTCGTGGTACACCACAAATCGAAGTTACTTTCGACTTGGATGCGGACGGTATCCTTCACGTGTCTGCTAAAGATAAGCAAACAGGTAAAGAACAAAACATCACAATTCAAGCTTCTGGCGGTCTAAGTGATGAAGATATCGAGAAAATGGTTCAAGAAGCAGAAGCTAACAAAGAAGAAGATAAGAAATTCGAAGAGTTAGCAACTGCACGTAACCAAGCAGACCAAATCATTCACGCTACTAACAAGCAAGTGACTGAAGCGGGTGATGCACTTCCAGCAGAAGAAAAAGAGAAAATTGAAGCTGCTATTAAAGAACTAGAAACTGCACGTAACGGTTCAGACAAAGCTGAAATCGATGCGAAAGTTCAAGCTCTAATGACAGCATCTCAAAAACTGATGGAAATCGCTCAGCAAAAAGCTCAAGCGGAACAAGGTGTTGAAGCAGGTCAACAATCTCAATCAGCTGATGATGATGTTGTTGATGCTGAATTCGAAGAAGTTAACGACGACAAAAAATAA
- a CDS encoding TonB-dependent receptor, producing the protein MNQSISSSSFGKPNYLKLVIATVLGTAPLFYSSLAVSAETTPESKAQSMETITVTGEKVNRSLKKTTTAVSVIDSDQFGNGQYSKLNDLVTISPDVISEGFGSVSIRGISGTGAATGQYAYMTGSRSRIGTIVDGVTQRWTGYAYSPAGLWDVKQVEVLRGPQSTSQGTNAIGGALVSTTNDPTYEYEAAVRGGLENYENGNFKKNAAIMFNAPIIDNELAMRVAVDGLKGEGWMNYEDESTSTKDVDPNDSENLNLRTKLLWEPASIPGLSAKLTYNYHKYKGEFLTWVNDSDDDYGSQTLTLLDNNKGGNTRIQDTDVHSIAADVNYDFDNGIQNNFHADYQVNNINFFQYPKDSTTLDNDLKSFEVDNRVSFSFPASAWSGMVGVYLNHEKNDFTVDNPASSTTTYLSSAKTNVYAVYGEATYALTPVWNLIGGGRLEHNTIDRDMTFHKSADEYLNQDDSDTVFLPKVGATYDVTESTTLGANIRRGYNAGGAGLNMTSFEYYAFDKETVWAYELSSRTQFGNRASLAANLFYNDYDGYQAQSNSEITNVDSAHTYGLELEGNFWATNNLMLRGNAGLMNSKIDSDTDSLGDTLPNTPHANVGLGFTQYIGENFSFGADAKYVGEYYSDLDNDSEYKAGDYVTADARLQYIWGDLTIDGYVKNLTNEDVVLYVNNYRASVGQTRTYGVNLTYKM; encoded by the coding sequence ATGAATCAATCTATTAGCTCCTCATCTTTTGGGAAGCCCAATTATCTCAAGTTAGTTATTGCAACTGTTTTAGGTACTGCACCTCTTTTCTACTCTTCTCTTGCAGTGTCTGCTGAAACGACGCCAGAATCGAAAGCGCAAAGCATGGAAACCATCACGGTTACAGGTGAAAAGGTCAATCGTAGCTTAAAGAAAACAACGACTGCAGTTTCTGTCATTGATTCAGACCAATTTGGCAATGGTCAATACAGCAAATTAAACGATTTGGTAACCATTTCTCCAGACGTTATCTCTGAAGGTTTTGGGTCAGTCAGTATCCGTGGTATCAGTGGTACAGGTGCAGCAACTGGCCAATATGCTTATATGACAGGTAGCCGTTCTCGTATCGGAACCATCGTTGACGGCGTTACCCAGCGCTGGACTGGTTATGCATATTCTCCAGCTGGGTTGTGGGATGTAAAACAAGTTGAAGTCCTACGTGGCCCTCAATCTACCTCTCAAGGTACCAATGCCATCGGTGGCGCGCTTGTGTCTACAACCAATGATCCAACTTACGAGTACGAAGCAGCAGTTCGCGGCGGTTTAGAAAACTACGAAAACGGTAACTTCAAGAAAAACGCTGCAATCATGTTCAACGCACCTATCATTGATAACGAACTCGCAATGCGTGTCGCTGTTGATGGTCTTAAAGGTGAAGGTTGGATGAACTATGAAGATGAATCGACATCAACCAAAGATGTTGATCCAAATGATTCAGAAAACTTGAATTTACGCACCAAGTTACTTTGGGAACCAGCTTCAATCCCAGGTCTTTCTGCCAAGTTGACCTACAACTACCACAAGTACAAAGGTGAATTCCTCACATGGGTAAACGACAGTGATGACGATTACGGCTCACAAACACTGACGCTACTAGATAATAATAAAGGTGGTAACACTCGGATTCAGGATACCGACGTACACTCTATTGCGGCTGACGTTAACTACGACTTTGATAACGGCATTCAAAATAACTTCCATGCTGATTATCAAGTAAACAACATTAATTTCTTCCAATATCCAAAAGACTCAACTACGTTGGATAACGATCTCAAATCATTTGAAGTCGACAACCGTGTTTCTTTCTCTTTCCCTGCTTCAGCTTGGTCGGGCATGGTTGGCGTTTATTTAAACCACGAGAAGAACGACTTCACAGTTGATAACCCTGCATCATCAACAACAACTTACCTAAGTAGCGCCAAAACTAATGTTTACGCAGTATATGGTGAAGCGACTTACGCCCTAACTCCAGTATGGAACTTGATTGGTGGTGGTCGTTTGGAACATAACACGATTGATCGTGATATGACCTTCCACAAAAGCGCTGATGAATATCTAAATCAAGACGATAGCGATACCGTATTCCTACCAAAAGTAGGGGCAACTTACGACGTAACAGAAAGCACAACGTTGGGTGCCAACATTCGCCGTGGTTACAACGCAGGCGGTGCTGGTTTGAACATGACAAGCTTCGAATACTACGCGTTTGACAAAGAAACCGTATGGGCTTATGAACTAAGTTCAAGAACTCAATTTGGCAACCGAGCTTCTCTTGCGGCTAACTTGTTCTACAACGATTACGATGGCTACCAAGCTCAATCAAACTCTGAAATCACTAACGTAGATTCAGCTCACACATACGGTTTAGAACTTGAAGGTAACTTCTGGGCGACGAACAACCTAATGTTGCGTGGTAATGCAGGTTTGATGAATTCTAAAATCGATTCCGACACAGATAGCCTAGGTGACACACTACCTAACACACCTCACGCCAACGTTGGTCTTGGCTTTACTCAATACATCGGTGAGAATTTCTCATTTGGTGCTGACGCGAAATACGTTGGTGAGTACTACTCTGACCTAGACAACGACAGCGAATACAAAGCAGGCGACTATGTAACAGCAGACGCTCGACTACAGTACATTTGGGGTGACCTGACTATTGACGGTTACGTGAAAAACCTAACTAACGAAGACGTGGTGCTCTATGTGAACAACTACCGCGCTTCTGTAGGTCAAACTCGTACTTACGGCGTAAACCTTACTTACAAAATGTAA
- the grpE gene encoding nucleotide exchange factor GrpE, with product MSNEEKKIQEEELQQEQAVEVEAEAVGTDADIEWNENDDAQEGEVLDEQEAKIAQLEAALLSSEERVKEQQDSVLRAKAEVENMRRRSEQEIDKARKYALNRFAEELLPVIDNLERAIQAADTENEAVKPLLEGVELTHKTFADVIGKFGLKVINPEGEAFNPELHQAMSIQESADHEPNTVMFVMQKGYELNGRLIRPAMVMVSK from the coding sequence ATGAGCAACGAAGAAAAAAAGATTCAAGAAGAAGAGCTACAGCAAGAGCAAGCGGTTGAAGTAGAAGCTGAAGCCGTAGGTACCGATGCCGATATCGAGTGGAATGAAAATGACGACGCCCAAGAAGGCGAAGTTCTAGATGAACAAGAAGCGAAAATTGCTCAGCTTGAAGCGGCTTTATTAAGCAGCGAAGAGCGTGTAAAAGAACAACAAGATTCTGTTTTGCGCGCCAAAGCTGAAGTAGAAAATATGCGTCGTCGTTCAGAGCAGGAAATCGATAAAGCTCGTAAATACGCATTGAACCGTTTTGCTGAAGAACTGCTACCGGTTATTGATAACCTTGAGCGTGCTATTCAAGCTGCCGATACAGAGAATGAAGCGGTTAAGCCTTTGCTTGAAGGTGTTGAACTGACTCATAAAACGTTCGCTGATGTTATCGGTAAGTTCGGCCTTAAAGTGATCAACCCTGAAGGTGAAGCATTCAACCCTGAATTGCATCAAGCGATGTCAATTCAAGAAAGTGCCGATCACGAGCCAAACACGGTGATGTTTGTGATGCAAAAAGGTTATGAGTTGAACGGTCGTTTGATTCGTCCTGCAATGGTTATGGTTTCTAAATAA
- the nadK gene encoding NAD(+) kinase, whose product MKKPFEVIAIIGKPRDKQAIQTHKELYQWLTSLGYPVFIDDRLAEILPEIPETQFATLLELGKKADLAIVVGGDGNMLGAARVLSRFDVSVIGVNRGNLGFLTDLTPDDVCGGLQQVLNGEYIEETRFLLEAEVHRHGQIKSHNSALNEAVLHPGQIARMIEFEVYIDNNFAFSQRSDGLIVSTPTGSTAYSLSGGGPILSPSLNAITLVPMFPHTLSSRPLVVDGKRRIKLVVSPTNSSNQEVSCDGQVTLPVSPGDEVHIYQSPNVLKLIHPKDYNYYHVLRNKLGWSSKLF is encoded by the coding sequence ATGAAAAAACCATTTGAAGTGATCGCCATCATAGGTAAACCACGTGATAAACAAGCAATTCAGACCCACAAAGAGCTTTATCAGTGGTTAACTTCTCTTGGCTATCCCGTATTTATCGATGACCGTTTGGCCGAGATTTTACCGGAAATACCAGAGACTCAATTTGCCACTCTTCTCGAACTAGGCAAAAAAGCAGACCTTGCTATCGTTGTTGGTGGTGATGGTAACATGCTTGGCGCAGCACGTGTCTTATCACGCTTTGACGTGTCCGTGATTGGCGTTAACCGTGGCAACTTAGGCTTTCTTACCGACCTCACCCCTGATGACGTGTGTGGTGGCTTACAGCAAGTCCTCAATGGCGAATACATAGAAGAAACGCGTTTTCTTCTTGAAGCTGAAGTCCATCGCCATGGTCAGATTAAAAGCCACAATTCTGCATTAAATGAAGCCGTACTCCATCCAGGTCAAATCGCCCGCATGATCGAGTTCGAAGTGTACATCGATAATAACTTCGCATTCTCGCAGCGCTCTGATGGCTTGATCGTTTCAACACCAACAGGCTCAACAGCCTATTCCCTCTCTGGTGGTGGTCCTATCTTGTCGCCAAGCCTGAACGCCATCACTTTAGTGCCGATGTTTCCCCATACGCTTTCTTCTCGACCACTCGTTGTGGACGGCAAGCGTCGTATCAAGTTAGTGGTATCCCCAACTAACTCATCAAATCAAGAAGTGAGCTGTGATGGGCAAGTGACACTTCCAGTATCTCCTGGGGACGAAGTGCATATTTATCAGAGTCCTAATGTACTGAAACTGATACATCCTAAAGACTACAACTACTATCACGTGTTAAGGAATAAGCTGGGGTGGTCGAGCAAGCTCTTTTGA